The proteins below are encoded in one region of Podarcis raffonei isolate rPodRaf1 chromosome 8, rPodRaf1.pri, whole genome shotgun sequence:
- the PABPN1L gene encoding embryonic polyadenylate-binding protein 2, with protein sequence MAEKEQYSSTSLLVLLFSSPSPQFPDADSWWQNPPSLATANSPWDATEISAWQKHLEEETKLSPLKGDRKELLEVEDPELEAIKAKVREMEKEEEWLQELQAEAKNLIMRSEAGTVFVCLLREKMEVDQRSVYVGNVDYGGSAEELESHFNSCGQINRVTILCDKFSGHPKGYAYIEFADKSSVKAAVELGESTFRGRIIKVLPKRTNMPGISSTDRGGSRGAFHGRGALPRRSSFCGGQRLRPRGRVHRGRGRLSPWYMPY encoded by the exons atggcggAGAAAGAGCAGTAT AGCTCCACCTCACTTTTGGTGCTTCTGTTTTCCTCCCCAAGCCCCCAGTTCCCTGACGCTGATTCCTGGTGGCAGAACCCTCCGTCTCTAGCCACTGCCAATTCCCCCTGGGATGCGACTGAAATCTCAGCTTGGCAGAAGCACCTGGAAGAAGAGACCAAGCTGAGTCCTCTGAAAGGAGACAGAAAGGAGCTCCTGGAAGTGGAAGACCCT GAACTGGAGGCCATCAAGGCCAAGGTCCGtgagatggagaaggaggaggagtggctgcaggagctgcaggCCGAAGCAAAGAACCTCATCATGAGATCAGAGGCAGGTACGGTTTTCGTGTGTCTTTTAAGG GAAAAAATGGAAGTTGACCAGCGCTCTGTCTACGTGGGAAAT GTGGATTATGGTGGAAGCGCAGAAGAGCTGGAGTCCCATTTCAACAGCTGCGGTCAGATCAACAGAGTTACTATCCTCTGCGACAAGTTCTCCGGTCATCCTAAAGG GTATGCCTACATTGAGTTTGCTGACAAGAGTTCTGTGAAGGCTGCTGTGGAGCTGGGTGAGAGCACCTTCAGAGGCCGTATCATCAAG GTGTTGCCCAAGAGGACCAACATGCCAGGCATCAGCTCCACGGACCGGGGTGGTTCCCGGGGTGCTTTCCATGGCCGGGGGGCTCTGCCTCGCCGCTCCAGTTTCTGTGGAGGGCAGCGTTTAAGGCCACGTGGAAGGGTGCACAG